Proteins from one Microbacterium sp. Root553 genomic window:
- a CDS encoding DoxX family protein gives MSKKNVARTVGRIFLGSFLVFAGVSHLTFARDEFQAQVPDWVPLDPDVTVLASGVVEVGLGAALLVARKRRGLVGVITALFFLAVFPGNIAQWVEHRDAFGLDTDTKRFVRLFFQPVLIALALWSTRRPRARGGDRSAP, from the coding sequence ATGTCGAAGAAGAATGTCGCACGCACGGTCGGTCGGATCTTCCTCGGTTCCTTCCTCGTCTTCGCCGGCGTCTCGCATCTGACCTTCGCGCGGGACGAGTTCCAGGCGCAGGTGCCCGACTGGGTGCCGCTGGATCCCGACGTGACCGTTCTCGCCTCCGGCGTCGTGGAAGTCGGGCTCGGCGCGGCTCTGCTCGTCGCGCGCAAGCGCCGAGGGCTGGTCGGAGTCATCACGGCACTGTTCTTCCTCGCCGTCTTCCCCGGCAACATCGCCCAGTGGGTGGAGCACCGCGACGCCTTCGGGCTCGACACCGACACCAAGCGCTTCGTGCGCCTGTTCTTCCAGCCGGTGCTGATCGCCCTCGCCCTGTGGTCGACGCGGCGCCCACGCGCTCGGGGCGGCGATCGATCCGCTCCCTGA